From Streptomyces sp. NBC_00690, a single genomic window includes:
- a CDS encoding pirin family protein has translation MSNLDRQAAPAVCGGRGFVVAEPVRELLSPRRVPLGESTEVRRLLPNLGRRMVGAWAFVDHYGPDDIADEPGMQVPPHPHMGLQTVSWLHEGEVLHRDSTGSLATIRPRELGLMTSGRAISHSEESPRSHARYLHGAQLWVALPDAQRHVEPHFQHHTDLPQITAPGLTATVILGDIDGAASPGTTYTPIVGADLALTEGARLNFPLNPDFEYAVLAMSGQVRVDDVPLGPGSMLYLGCGRRELPLLAASDAGLMLLGGEPFEEELIMWWNFVGRTQSEIETARKDWMEGSRFGEVKGYDGGPLPAPELPPLPLKARGRVR, from the coding sequence ATGAGCAATCTCGATCGTCAGGCCGCCCCCGCCGTCTGCGGCGGTCGCGGGTTCGTCGTCGCCGAGCCCGTACGCGAACTCCTCAGTCCCCGCCGCGTGCCCCTGGGTGAATCCACCGAAGTCCGCAGGCTGCTGCCCAACCTCGGCCGCCGCATGGTCGGCGCCTGGGCGTTCGTCGACCACTACGGACCCGACGACATCGCGGACGAACCCGGAATGCAGGTGCCGCCGCATCCGCACATGGGCCTCCAAACCGTCAGCTGGCTGCACGAGGGAGAGGTGCTGCACCGGGACAGCACGGGCAGCCTCGCCACCATCCGCCCCCGGGAACTCGGTCTGATGACCTCGGGCCGGGCGATCAGCCACTCCGAGGAGAGCCCCCGCTCCCATGCGCGCTATCTCCATGGCGCGCAACTGTGGGTGGCCCTCCCCGACGCCCAGCGGCACGTGGAACCCCACTTCCAGCACCACACGGACCTACCGCAGATCACGGCACCCGGCCTCACGGCCACCGTCATCCTCGGCGACATCGACGGCGCCGCCTCACCCGGCACCACCTACACCCCGATCGTCGGCGCCGACCTCGCCCTGACCGAGGGTGCCCGCCTCAACTTCCCCTTGAACCCGGACTTCGAGTACGCGGTGCTCGCCATGTCGGGGCAGGTCCGGGTGGACGACGTACCGCTGGGCCCGGGGTCCATGCTCTACCTGGGCTGCGGCCGACGGGAACTTCCCCTGCTGGCCGCATCGGACGCCGGCTTGATGCTGCTCGGCGGAGAGCCGTTCGAGGAAGAGCTGATCATGTGGTGGAACTTTGTCGGACGTACACAGTCGGAGATCGAGACCGCCCGCAAGGACTGGATGGAGGGCTCCCGCTTCGGCGAGGTGAAGGGTTACGACGGGGGTCCGCTACCCGCTCCGGAACTGCCCCCACTGCCCCTGAAGGCCCGGGGAAGGGTGCGCTGA
- a CDS encoding transposase family protein codes for MVLIDGTLIATQRRTGKADRLNYSGKHQHHGLHFLALTDERGLLIWISAARPGGTHDNTAARHDHVLAHLRAAGLGALADSAFAAWTTTYSTP; via the coding sequence GTGGTCCTGATCGACGGCACCCTCATTGCCACCCAGCGCCGCACCGGGAAGGCCGACCGGCTCAACTACTCCGGCAAACACCAGCATCACGGCCTGCACTTCCTCGCCCTGACCGACGAACGGGGACTGCTGATCTGGATATCCGCTGCCCGGCCAGGCGGCACCCACGACAACACCGCCGCCCGCCACGACCACGTCCTGGCCCACCTGCGCGCCGCTGGCCTCGGGGCCTTGGCGGACTCGGCTTTCGCGGCCTGGACAACGACGTACTCGACCCCGTGA